CGCTCACCCACCACCACACATCAGATCTGGGCTCAGGCAGGGGGTTCAGAATTTCTCTGACACCGCTGGAAACCACGGCTGGCACACACAGCCTTCGCCTGGCACGTGTGCACtcaccagctctgtgctggaccACGTGTGCCAGGACCACACACCACTCGCCTTTTTGATTGTCATAGTCAGACCCAAGCTTCAGGATTTTTATGGTtctgcacaagcagcagctttaactcatttttatttaatgggGCCACCTTCGTGGCAGCCTTAGAAAGGGACAAAGGCCTCAGAGGCGTCTATCAACCCACCCTGACAGCAggacagctgctgctctggtcGTTCAGCTCAAGAAGCCTTCATGAAGGTGCTAGCAATTGGGGGTGGTCCACAGAGCCCCAACCACACTTTCACGCTATGAAGTAAATCTCTGAAGTTCTTGGCGAAGAGCTGTCTCAGCTCTCCCAAACTAGAGTAAATTTGGAAGTGCAAGTGGTCATTAAGCTCACCCTCCTGGTCATAAAGATGCTCTGGCTTCCTTGTCATTTAACAGCAAAGCATTTATTACTTGCAAAtatcacacaaaaaaattgtAAATCTTAAATAACAAGCACAGAAGTTTTTCCAATCAAAAAAATTTATTGTTATTCTTGGCAAGTTAAATCTCAAGTTTATGATCTGGGTCTCTCTTTCTTGCCCTTGTACAAGGCCAGAAGAGAAACGTTGGCTACTTTGACAACCTTGAAGCGAACTCCAGGAATGTCACCAACAGCGTGACCCTTCCGACCGAAACCAGCAACCAGCACTTCATCGTTTTCCTGCAATGAAAAACCATGCGGTTACAAAGCTAGAAGCACTAAGCCTGCGCATGCGCCTGAGCTAACGTGCATTAAAACTTCAGCCACAGCAAAGACTTTGTAAGTAAAGGCTGGAAATACTGAAGGCTATCTGTAGGTAGACAGACTATTATCaccttcagtatttttcagtattttgctaACAGATTAGCGAAGTAGATTGCAGACTGGAagtacaaaaacatttctggtgTTTGTCTCCCTCTGCAGCTACATTAATATAGTTCAGAACGACATGAATCCTTGCCTCACCATCCCCTGTATCCATCAATTATGTGCTTTTCTGGTACACAACTTTACAGGTTAGATTCTTGAGAACTGCTCACCTCAATGAAGTTCAGGCAACCATCGTTAGGAACGAAGGCTGTGATTTTTTTGCCATTCTTGATCAGTTGGACTCTTACGCATTTCCTGATGGCAGAGTTGGGCTGTTTAGCTTCTACTCCACTGAAATGGAAGCACatgaaaacacagtgaaatttATGACCATCAGATACAAGTTACACCATGAAATTCATGTATTGCTTTGTATTAAGTTCAAGCTGCATTTCACAGCAAAAAGCTTTTAACGGTCTGCTTAGAGGTGTAAAATACCTAAAAGCTTAATTAGCTCCTAAGTTGAGTAAAAAATCGATCTCCTAGAAATatcagcaaatgaaaatatagaAAGGAGAACGACCTTTTAGTGCTGGCAGCGTCCTAAGAAAGCTTACaggttaataaaaaaaaaaaaaaacctgaagagAAGTACGAGTGATGTCTGAGCCCTACTGACCATATCAAACAAGGCACGCACATACAATTTCcctcttgtaaaaaaaaaaaaatcaagaaaaccCTAAATCAAATTATTTAGTTGATAACAGTTATACATAAGcagaatataataaaaaaatgacgGGTGtacaagaaaagtatttttttagcACCGATTATCACTCAGAAAAATGAAGCACGTTTTCAACATGGCGCATAGAAGCAATAGACTGAAATTTGGCGTCCGAAAGGCAGCAAAAACCCGTAAAATGTACGAAATGCAGCACGCGGGAGCCAgttccccccccacaccccgaAAAACACCCACACTTTCTCCAGGACGATGCCCTTGGCGTGCGAGGCGCCGCCGAAGGGGTTGGCCTTCAGCGCCGTGCCCAAGTGCGCCTTCTTGTACTGCTTGTCGTGCCACTTCTGGTCGCGGCGGTGGCTGCGCAGCTTCCTGGCGGTGCGGAGCCCGCGGCACTTCCCTGCGGAACGACACCGGCCGGGGTTcagggaggcggcggggccgcgccgctcCCGGCCCCACGCCACGCCAAatggcggcgccgccgccgctcaACCCCGGCTCTCAGCGAGCTGCGAGCCCGCAGGGCAGCGCAGGGGGAGCCCCGCAGGCTGTCCCCGTCCTCCCCTGGCCGCCTCGgccgcctccgccgcctccccccggccccccgcggCCTAgctccggccccgccgcgctcaCCCATCCTGCCCCCGCCGCTGCCGAGCGCAAAAGGAAGCGGCCGCCTCGCGCCGCGCCGCCTACACCCACCCGCAAGGCCCCCGCGGGCTGCCCGCGCCGCGCCTGACTGCGCGGAGGCTAACCGGCGCCCGGCAGCGCTGGGGCAGCCGCGTGTGGGGGCCTGGCGGCGGGGAGAGGCGGGCTGCCCCCGCCTGGCCGCGCCGCGTCATGGCGGcctgaggggagggggaggaggggggggagtagggggggggaggtggaaaTAAAGGGTTTTAAGGTGAAAATGGCCGAAATGAGGCCTCCGGAAAGCACCCGCCGCCTCCTCACGCGTCCCGTCTTCCCAAATTCAAAGCTCCAGACCTTTGTGGGGATTTTGGCTGGAGATTTGATGCGGACGGGTGGTGGTTAGACCCCAGTGCCCTTCACTAACACGACCCGTGCTTATAACTACAACCCAAAATGTCTATTGTTCCGTCTCCTTTTGCATTCATTcttcacagaattaaaaaaaaaaaaaaaaaaaaaaaactgcaaccAAATGTTGCAACGGTTTCAGGGGTGAACACgctaccattaaaaaaaaaaaaaggcaacaattAGAAAATGCAGTTCTGGCTTGGAGAGTGCAGCCCAGATTTGGTAGCTGTAAGAACAGGGAAATAAAAGTTGCAAAAATGGTACAGACTCGCTTTACAATCCTGAAAGTGTTAGCAGTGTTAATATGTGAAAGCTGACTAGAAAGGAAAttgatgaataaataaaatgaatatgagGAACCAAACTGGTGCTTGGTGTACAAATATTCACTAACATGTTAAGAGCTCCAAAAGATGCAGTTTCAGATGATAACTCCATAGGTTTTGCCCTTTCTTTTAAACCTTTTGTAGACCTGTGGGATAGTTTTGGTCATTTGGCCACATATCTTCAAACAGTTTGATCCAAAGATAAGTGCTCAGGTTTATTTTGTGGCATCTGTCGAGAAAATGTTTGTGCAGGTGTGGTTAGTGGTATGcagaatatatatttgtatgtaaaAAGCATTCATTGTGAAACAGGCATCCAAAAATAATCAGGTTACAGCATCCATGAGTACGCTGGCTTGCTTGCTGTTATCATCCACGTGGCTTGGGCTGGCATCTCTCCAGCACCTCAGGCTTGCTGTTCCACACACCTCTCTGAGGCTTGGAGCTCCGTCATCAACCTGTTCTCCAGAGATCTTCATGGGGAACCCAAGCTCGCAGGGGTCACTACAACTTTTGTCGCCCCCCCACACCAGTGCTGCTGGTTTGGGCTTGGAGCCCAGCATCTTGTGGCTCTGCCACATCAGTGGCAACAAGTTCACAAATGACTGCTGGGCGTCAAACGAACAAAACAGGCACTCAGTGCCACTGTGACATTGCTGGGAGAGTGGGGTAGTGCAGATTTCGGGACCTCCTTTCACTGTGATAGATCATCGTTGTAACAGGCTGAGCTTtttgctgctctccatccccagaGAACAACTGCAGCAGGGACACGGCTCTATATGGAGATTTCCTGGGGTAGGGTGGGATCCCTTGAAGGGTGATAGGAGTAGAAGGGAGGCCAGAAGAGGTCTGTGTGGTAACAcgattcattttttttcagcatcacaGCCTGAGCCTGTGTGGTATAGATGAAGGGTGAAAAGCCTGTGGGCAAATTATATGGCCTGAGAGGTTATTTTGCTGGATCTGAGACAAGCTTTTTCTATGTATTGAAACTGGTTTTATGTCCATACTTACACTGCATTTCAGGGGTCAGTCTGTTGTGACTATGCTTGAGCCAGAGGTTAAGATTGCATGTCTCTAAGTAAAAAACCTGGAATCATGTAAGTGCTGGTATCTCGTACAGGGACTTATACCTCGTGCTTCATTTGAGGCATATtacttgtcctggtttcagttagcacagaattaattttcttcctagtagctggtggaatgctgtgttttggcttagaatgagaagagtgctgataacaccccgatgctttaattgttgcagagcagtgcttatactaagccaaggacatctcagcctttgctctgtcctgccaacgggcaggctggggggtgcagtaagagctgggaggggacagacccaggacaggtgacccaaactagccaaaggggtattccataccatctgacgtcatgctaaacaatatataggggtggctagccggggggagggggccggactgctcggggttaggctgggcatcggtcagcgggtggtgagcaattgcattgtgcatcacttgtttgtacatactattattactttcgtattatcaccattgtatcatcattattattattattattattattttcctgtcttattaaactgtctttatctcaactcacgggcttcactttccatttctctcccccgtcccagagagggaggggggagggtgagcgaacggctgcgtggtgtttagctgccagccgggttaaaccacgacattaCTGTAAAAAGATGCTCTGTTCACGGTGACCTAATATGTCATCCGAAGGTAAACTgtgttgaaaataaattgtgtcATTGTCAGCCTGAGGAGATGCTCTCCAAAGAGATAAATTATCCTAGTTTAAAATTATGTCTGTGGTCCCATTCATTGCATGCAAACTCAGTGCCTACACCATCACTGCTGCATCAGGCAGAGCAGCTGTCATCTCCAGGCCTCCATCAACATTTATGTAATCATCCTCTTTGACAGAGGGCTTTGCTGGACTGTGGTGACACATCTGGGGATGTGTGGAAAGCCGGGAATACCGATTGGTTTACCTGTCAGTCTCTGAGATTCTTTCCTTCATGAACCTCACAAAACCGTGAACCCTTGCACCGAATATAATTGCCAGCTGCTTTCTTAACTACCTGTTCTGTAagttagataaaaaaaaaaaaaaaaaaaaaaaaaaagccaggtaaaaacaaaatcaaccccccccaaaaacaaacaaacaaaaaaacaagcaagcaaacaaataagcaaaaaaccaaaacacagtgAGATCTCCTCCTCTGTCGTCTCCTTGGGTGATGCACGTTTTGCAGCAGAAATGTTTGAACTACCATCATGCTAAGCAATTAACCAAATGATAGGTGTTCCATCATCACAGGGCAGGCTTTGCATGGAGAGTAATCCCCAGCAGAAGCATAGTGCCAGATGGGGAAATTGTGATGATAAACAGCAGCTTAATCTTTCTTGAAATATTAGCCACTTTCAGCCTGCTGTAGCTCGTCTTGGAAGGTGTAAACAGAACTGTGAACTTCTTGTTGGCTTTGTCCTGTGGGAAGTTCGCTGGATGCATTTGTGGTGTTGAATGTAAACTTGTGTGTTccataaaacagaatttggtCTTTGCCCGTGATCCTTTGTTCACTCTGTCAGCTGTGTAGGTAGCTGAAGTGTAAGGTGTGGCTAATCAGGCTTTGCTGGCATGTTTGATTTCAACATAAAGCAGGCATATGGACACAGTGATTTGTCAAACAAATCACATGAGCTCATCTAATCATGTCCTTGTTAAGACTGCTGCATACAAGGCTCCAATTGTAAAGGTTTCTTTGTAAACTGTGTAGAAATGTCATTGCAGAGTTGGATGTTTCATCATAATTCTTCACCCAGATGAAGTGAGTGCTCATGATGACTTCTTTGCTTTCAGTAAATCTCGGTGCTTTTTAGATACCACATATGTCTATTTATTCTTGAagctcagaaaaacatttttaagaattgCTTAATATTATCAGCAAATGCCAAGAAGTAAGGAAAGACTTTTATTTGTGTTCTTTGCTTCTACTAGTATTTCAGGTGATGACTGCTGGTTAGTGAATTACTGTCAGCATGTACCAATACTACATAGTGAGGAAGTCAGCATATTTGCACTGATTTATATTGGTTTAATCTATGTTAGTAGTTTGGCATTTTATGTTCTCTTGGttgtctgcaaaaaaaaattatttctgagcaAATTAACATCTACCTCTTCATGAGACAGTGGActgaaaaaacactttccctCTAAAATAGGTAGCACCATGGAGTATACAAGTGGAAAGTACAATTAAAGATACATTTGTTCACATGGaccacagaacattttcttgGATTCAGCTTGTGCTGACTTAGTTTAGCTAGGGTCTGTTAAATGTTGTTAAAACtactttctctccctttctctgcccTCAAAGGACATGACACTTGTTCATACGTGCCATAAACGGTTTggatttctgccttttcctttcttagttTGTGCTCCCATTAGCAGCACATGTTAAATCTCAAGGCAGAATGAGGAAGACTCTCTgtgccttatttatttttaacttatttaGAAGGAAATATAGATCAGGATTACTAAAAAAATAGTATGTCAGTGATGTTACTGGCTCACAAGTTTTTAGAAAGATGTGTGGCACTTTTGCCTCC
The sequence above is a segment of the Aythya fuligula isolate bAytFul2 chromosome Z, bAytFul2.pri, whole genome shotgun sequence genome. Coding sequences within it:
- the RPS23 gene encoding 40S ribosomal protein S23, which translates into the protein MGKCRGLRTARKLRSHRRDQKWHDKQYKKAHLGTALKANPFGGASHAKGIVLEKVGVEAKQPNSAIRKCVRVQLIKNGKKITAFVPNDGCLNFIEENDEVLVAGFGRKGHAVGDIPGVRFKVVKVANVSLLALYKGKKERPRS